A single Carnobacterium inhibens subsp. inhibens DSM 13024 DNA region contains:
- a CDS encoding V-type ATP synthase subunit E has translation MSDLKLLTERLIENKKAEVQEKIKEAEAEKAQLLEESARNLAEEKAKQISLIDSRLARKFEQDKHTLQINKRNQLLSEKQKMLKIVFSKAEEQMNQWTDTEFQQFLLSVLKQHKGSESIELIVGQYSVDKVSNDWINKVAKEEVNIQLSTETISKKNGFILKKTGIEYNYLFDELVKDIKGQLVSSVSKQLFD, from the coding sequence ATGTCAGATTTAAAACTATTGACAGAACGTTTGATTGAAAATAAAAAAGCTGAAGTACAAGAAAAAATCAAAGAAGCCGAAGCTGAAAAAGCACAGTTGCTTGAAGAATCAGCTAGGAATCTAGCTGAAGAAAAAGCAAAACAAATAAGTTTAATTGATTCACGATTGGCAAGGAAGTTTGAACAAGATAAACATACGTTGCAAATCAATAAGCGAAATCAATTACTTTCTGAGAAGCAAAAAATGTTAAAAATCGTTTTTAGTAAAGCTGAAGAACAAATGAATCAGTGGACAGATACAGAGTTTCAACAGTTTCTATTATCTGTTTTAAAACAACATAAAGGTAGTGAATCTATCGAATTGATAGTAGGACAATATTCTGTCGATAAAGTATCAAATGACTGGATCAATAAAGTAGCTAAAGAAGAGGTCAATATTCAATTGTCTACTGAAACTATTTCTAAAAAGAATGGATTTATCCTTAAAAAGACCGGAATAGAATACAACTATCTTTTTGATGAATTGGTTAAAGATATTAAGGGACAACTTGTTTCATCAGTTTCAAAACAATTATTTGATTAA
- a CDS encoding V-type ATP synthase subunit C, translating to MKSTDFVGANTRIRVYESSLLRNDQYERMLQASNFEEAVNVLKDTPYRNDVEELKETKNYDTLLMNELQSVYTDLFKISPNPKLIELFSLRYSYHNLKVLLKEMVTKKDFDTLLIDIGSVPTSVLRQAVETKSSSDLDNDYLISIQEATDAYEEYKDSQAVDIILDRRYFTHLRHLAESLDDAKILDLVTFYIDLNNLSTLTRAIRQKRTRNFLTTVLSSSGTIPKDQLVQIGADNLVNAGKKLAESKYKNIILASINDETKELSPEKIDLETDNAFINRIKDAKLEVFGPLPTIAYLYAKENEVKNLRLILVGKENNLPIEAIRERMRMNYGS from the coding sequence ATGAAATCAACAGACTTTGTTGGCGCAAATACACGCATTCGCGTATATGAAAGTAGTCTCCTTAGAAATGATCAATATGAACGGATGTTACAAGCAAGCAATTTTGAAGAAGCAGTGAATGTTTTAAAAGATACTCCTTATCGAAATGATGTTGAAGAGTTAAAGGAGACTAAAAATTATGATACGCTGTTGATGAATGAATTGCAGTCTGTCTATACTGATTTATTTAAAATTTCTCCTAATCCTAAGTTAATTGAGTTATTTTCATTGCGTTACTCTTATCATAATTTAAAAGTTTTGTTAAAAGAAATGGTTACTAAAAAAGATTTCGATACATTGCTTATAGATATAGGCAGCGTACCTACTTCAGTATTAAGACAAGCAGTCGAAACAAAGAGTTCAAGCGATTTAGATAACGATTATTTAATCAGTATCCAAGAAGCAACTGATGCTTATGAGGAATATAAAGATAGCCAAGCCGTTGATATTATTCTAGATCGCCGTTATTTTACTCATTTAAGGCACCTGGCAGAAAGTCTGGATGATGCTAAGATTTTAGATCTAGTGACTTTTTATATTGATTTGAATAATCTCTCTACTTTAACAAGAGCGATTCGACAAAAAAGAACACGTAATTTTTTAACAACTGTTCTATCCAGCTCTGGGACTATACCTAAGGATCAACTAGTACAAATAGGAGCGGATAATTTAGTTAATGCAGGCAAAAAACTTGCGGAATCTAAATATAAAAACATTATATTAGCATCAATTAATGATGAAACAAAAGAATTATCTCCAGAAAAAATAGATTTAGAAACGGATAATGCTTTTATTAATCGCATAAAAGATGCTAAACTTGAAGTTTTTGGTCCCTTACCAACGATTGCTTATCTCTATGCTAAAGAGAATGAAGTGAAGAATTTAAGACTAATTTTAGTTGGTAAAGAAAATAATCTTCCCATTGAAGCTATTAGAGAAAGGATGCGAATGAACTATGGCTCATAA
- a CDS encoding V-type ATP synthase subunit F, with the protein MAHKIGVVGDKDSILPFKMLGFDVFFASEAKEARTTIDRLATENYGIIYLTEPLGKLIPDTIKRYDEEISPAIILIPNHLGSLDIGKNRIQENVEKAVGQNIL; encoded by the coding sequence ATGGCTCATAAAATTGGTGTAGTAGGAGATAAAGATTCTATCTTACCATTTAAAATGTTAGGCTTTGATGTTTTCTTCGCATCTGAAGCAAAAGAAGCTAGAACAACGATCGATCGATTAGCAACAGAAAATTATGGCATTATTTACTTGACTGAACCATTAGGTAAGTTGATTCCAGATACCATAAAACGATACGACGAAGAGATTTCGCCTGCTATTATATTGATTCCGAATCATTTAGGATCATTAGATATTGGTAAAAATCGGATTCAAGAAAATGTTGAAAAAGCTGTCGGTCAAAATATTTTATAG